A genomic window from Anthocerotibacter panamensis C109 includes:
- a CDS encoding DUF3110 domain-containing protein — MNRQEALELLRLSPTAGTHEIRTVLFQYYEQLLEGSSEDGWEDRLGQLTEIRDTLMNPGSATISPSEHVLTGAADMLDPAQLPDHVHVLLYHQGLQETIHTLRFEARDLVLAFENEFTARKYTQQLAQNQCFQPWAERFGTQEILEFCEAAGYGFLLVPTSEMVQPPQQTVDELKTL; from the coding sequence ATGAACCGCCAAGAGGCACTTGAGTTGTTGAGACTTTCTCCGACTGCTGGAACCCATGAGATTCGCACTGTACTATTCCAGTACTACGAGCAACTCCTAGAGGGCTCTTCCGAGGATGGTTGGGAAGACCGGCTGGGGCAGTTGACCGAAATCCGTGACACGCTGATGAACCCCGGTTCTGCCACCATCTCGCCCTCGGAGCATGTGCTGACGGGGGCAGCAGATATGCTTGATCCGGCGCAATTACCGGACCATGTGCACGTTTTGCTCTATCACCAGGGTTTGCAGGAGACGATTCATACCCTGCGCTTTGAAGCGCGAGACTTAGTTTTGGCTTTCGAGAACGAATTTACCGCCCGCAAGTATACGCAGCAGTTGGCCCAAAACCAGTGCTTCCAACCCTGGGCTGAGCGGTTTGGTACTCAGGAGATCCTGGAATTCTGTGAAGCGGCGGGCTATGGTTTCCTACTCGTCCCTACCTCAGAAATGGTCCAGCCTCCTCAGCAGACGGTGGATGAACTAAAAACTTTGTAA
- a CDS encoding sensor histidine kinase, with protein MKTSWTKILNLRVRLFLALTSVVFFCLVAVFVVGWSVAPLYFNQHLVSLHITRPEVMLVEEELRDGFTYAWVTGSAWALGLSLPLALGLSLFVSRRIVQPLTAIQAGTAQFAAGHFERRINAVDIPELDRLILSFNTLADSIQEVEQHRQGLVADLAHELRTPLTVIGGYLEGLQDGSIAADPIIYRRLSRETQRLCKLVCDLQELSKAEAGYLPLEVKPLALAPLGREIIEKLSVQTLEDGPTFTLSLGNLPMVLADPFRVEQILINLLSNALRHTAEGSIHVGGSDRGAFVELYVRDTGTGISQEDLTHIFERFWRSDQSRTRETGGSGIGLTIVKKLVEIQGGKIWVESTLGQGSTFYFTLPVVATFAPA; from the coding sequence ATGAAGACCTCATGGACCAAAATACTTAACCTGCGGGTCCGCCTATTTCTCGCCCTCACCAGCGTTGTGTTCTTCTGTCTGGTAGCCGTCTTTGTGGTGGGCTGGAGTGTCGCTCCGCTATATTTCAACCAGCATCTGGTTTCGCTACACATCACCCGGCCCGAGGTGATGCTGGTCGAGGAGGAATTGCGCGATGGCTTTACCTATGCTTGGGTCACAGGGTCCGCTTGGGCACTGGGGTTGAGCTTACCTTTGGCCTTGGGGCTCAGCTTGTTTGTCAGCCGCCGTATCGTCCAGCCGCTCACCGCCATCCAAGCGGGGACCGCCCAATTTGCCGCCGGACATTTCGAGCGGCGGATCAACGCAGTCGATATTCCCGAGTTGGACCGTCTGATCCTGAGCTTCAACACATTGGCTGACAGTATTCAAGAGGTGGAGCAACATCGACAGGGCTTGGTGGCAGATCTAGCCCACGAACTGCGCACGCCGCTCACCGTGATCGGTGGCTATCTGGAGGGACTCCAGGACGGGTCTATCGCCGCCGACCCCATCATTTACCGCAGACTGAGCCGTGAGACCCAGCGCCTGTGCAAACTGGTCTGCGACCTCCAGGAACTCTCAAAAGCCGAGGCGGGCTATTTACCCTTGGAGGTCAAGCCCCTAGCTCTAGCACCTCTGGGCCGCGAAATCATCGAAAAATTGAGCGTTCAGACCTTGGAGGATGGCCCTACCTTCACCCTGAGCTTAGGCAATCTGCCGATGGTCCTAGCCGACCCATTCCGGGTCGAGCAAATCCTCATCAATCTGCTCAGCAACGCGCTGCGCCACACCGCCGAAGGCAGTATTCACGTAGGGGGGAGCGACCGGGGGGCTTTTGTCGAACTCTACGTCCGCGATACCGGCACAGGCATTTCTCAGGAGGACTTAACACATATCTTTGAGCGCTTCTGGCGCTCAGACCAGTCCCGGACCCGAGAGACTGGGGGAAGCGGTATCGGGTTGACGATTGTCAAGAAGCTCGTTGAGATCCAGGGAGGGAAGATCTGGGTCGAGAGTACGTTGGGTCAGGGCAGCACCTTCTACTTCACTCTGCCTGTTGTCGCGACGTTTGCTCCTGCCTAA
- a CDS encoding response regulator transcription factor: MNILVIEDDEEIRELLATVLIKEGFSVRFAHNGLAGIKAFQEAAPEVLILDWMLPGLDGLEVCQRIRATPQGNAPYILMLTARDQEVDKIIGLSTGVDDYMVKPFSPRELVARIRALLRRSQRQGGKFQGLQSSHFTVDMESRTAHCGDQPLDLTTLEFNLLATFLGQLNRVWTREQLISRLWGDDFFGDERVVDTHVARLRKKIEENPAQPRYLQTVTGVGYKFVDGKHEDLMDQNT, encoded by the coding sequence ATGAATATCCTGGTCATCGAAGACGACGAGGAGATCCGAGAGCTTTTGGCTACTGTACTCATCAAAGAAGGGTTCTCTGTTCGTTTTGCCCACAATGGGCTGGCGGGTATCAAAGCATTTCAGGAAGCCGCTCCTGAAGTGCTCATCCTCGATTGGATGCTGCCGGGGCTGGACGGTCTGGAGGTTTGCCAGCGTATTCGGGCTACTCCTCAGGGCAATGCGCCCTATATCCTGATGCTCACCGCCCGCGATCAGGAAGTCGATAAAATTATCGGGCTCTCGACTGGGGTGGACGACTACATGGTCAAACCTTTTAGCCCCCGCGAACTGGTGGCCCGTATCCGCGCCCTGTTGCGCCGCTCCCAGCGTCAAGGGGGTAAATTCCAGGGTCTCCAATCGAGCCATTTCACGGTGGATATGGAGAGCCGCACCGCCCATTGCGGGGACCAACCTTTGGACCTGACCACCCTGGAATTTAACCTGCTCGCTACGTTCCTTGGGCAACTCAACCGGGTCTGGACCCGCGAGCAACTGATTAGCCGTTTGTGGGGCGATGACTTTTTTGGGGATGAGCGGGTAGTGGATACCCATGTCGCCCGCCTGCGCAAGAAGATCGAAGAAAATCCGGCCCAGCCTAGATACCTGCAAACGGTGACCGGTGTGGGATACAAATTTGTGGACGGCAAGCATGAAGACCTCATGGACCAAAATACTTAA
- the hemW gene encoding radical SAM family heme chaperone HemW, with translation MTTQIIGRTTPQTRSNWPQALYLHIPFCPTHCHYCDFAVTVGTDSLVERYVQYLLREMAFTPTSGQKLTSVYLGGGTPSLLSPDQVERILDRVREHFGVEPGAEVTLEANPGTMDRTKLSAYRSAGVNRISLGVQAFQEELLKVCGRSHGVKAIYQAVDAIRDAGLTNFSLDLIFGLPGQTFEHWQDSLAAALALQPDHLSAYDLILEEHTPFGRRYQPGVHPLPEEEATVQMYLALIEQFQGAGYEHYEIASLARPGYQSRHNRVYWHNRAYYGLGVGATGYVHYERVTRPRHLVDYFAWVERGIFTREPAVGEEEELGETLMLGLRLVEGVNLISLTECFGSTAVAQKLGGLTRVKAQGLVLEAEGLLKLVYPEGFLLANEVLQWVV, from the coding sequence GTGACCACTCAAATTATAGGCCGAACAACCCCTCAGACCCGTAGCAATTGGCCCCAGGCTCTATATCTGCATATCCCTTTTTGTCCGACCCACTGCCACTATTGCGATTTCGCCGTAACGGTGGGGACGGATAGCCTGGTTGAGCGGTATGTCCAGTATCTCTTGCGGGAAATGGCTTTTACGCCAACCTCGGGTCAGAAATTGACCTCGGTCTACCTCGGGGGTGGGACGCCTTCCTTGCTGAGCCCCGATCAAGTAGAACGAATCTTAGACAGGGTGCGAGAACATTTTGGCGTCGAGCCGGGGGCAGAAGTCACGCTGGAGGCCAACCCCGGCACCATGGACCGGACAAAACTCAGCGCCTACCGCTCAGCAGGGGTCAACCGCATCAGTCTGGGCGTACAAGCCTTTCAAGAGGAACTGCTCAAGGTCTGCGGACGCAGCCACGGCGTCAAAGCGATCTATCAGGCGGTAGACGCAATCCGGGACGCGGGTCTCACCAACTTCAGCCTGGACCTGATTTTTGGCCTGCCTGGGCAGACTTTTGAGCACTGGCAGGATTCGCTCGCCGCAGCATTGGCACTACAGCCGGATCATCTCTCCGCCTACGACTTGATCCTGGAGGAGCACACCCCTTTTGGTCGCCGCTACCAGCCTGGGGTGCACCCGCTCCCGGAGGAAGAAGCGACCGTGCAGATGTACTTGGCTTTGATCGAACAGTTTCAGGGCGCGGGCTACGAGCACTACGAGATTGCAAGTCTTGCCCGACCGGGCTATCAGTCACGCCACAACCGGGTCTACTGGCACAATCGGGCCTACTATGGTCTGGGTGTGGGGGCCACGGGCTATGTCCACTATGAGCGGGTGACCCGCCCGCGCCATCTGGTAGACTACTTTGCCTGGGTGGAGCGGGGCATCTTTACCCGTGAACCAGCAGTGGGAGAGGAGGAAGAATTGGGGGAGACTTTGATGTTAGGGCTCAGACTGGTGGAAGGTGTAAATCTGATCTCCTTGACGGAGTGCTTTGGAAGCACGGCGGTAGCCCAAAAGCTGGGCGGACTGACCCGCGTCAAGGCGCAGGGGCTGGTCCTGGAAGCAGAGGGCCTCCTCAAGCTGGTCTACCCGGAAGGTTTCCTCTTAGCCAACGAAGTTCTGCAATGGGTCGTCTGA
- a CDS encoding PIN/TRAM domain-containing protein, which translates to MLDALIVLIFVAAGAVIGYSGGELLPQDWLAANKAGNAPWMLLALGTLLGLGMGFAVRSVLRRAEDQIRQMPTDSLISRSAGLVAGLLVANLLLGPVFLLPFPSQLDFIKWLASLLASVLFGYLGMTLAEAHGRELLRRLNLARPVEEEPLVPTLPSRNKVLDTSSVIDGRVEELLSTGFLEGTIIVPAFVLEELQHLADSADSEKRTRGRRGLDILNQMQPKFASRMLIHDLNYPKLTTVDAKLIRLAQDMEAALVTNDFNLNKVASLQGVAVLNVNELANALKPRYRPGDWLDVRIVREGKENHQGIAYLEDGTMIVVEDGRDHIGEHVGVIVTSSLQTAAGRMIFARPQMPQSLAS; encoded by the coding sequence ATGCTGGATGCGCTGATTGTCCTGATTTTCGTCGCAGCGGGGGCCGTCATTGGCTACTCAGGAGGGGAGCTTCTCCCCCAGGATTGGCTGGCGGCTAACAAGGCTGGAAATGCACCCTGGATGCTCCTAGCATTGGGCACACTGCTTGGTCTAGGGATGGGGTTCGCTGTACGCTCGGTCCTGCGTCGAGCGGAAGACCAGATCCGGCAGATGCCCACGGACTCGCTCATCTCTCGTTCGGCGGGATTGGTTGCGGGTCTTTTGGTCGCTAACCTGCTTTTAGGTCCGGTTTTTTTGTTACCTTTCCCTTCGCAACTTGATTTTATCAAATGGCTGGCCTCGCTTCTGGCAAGCGTCCTGTTCGGCTACTTGGGGATGACCCTCGCGGAGGCGCATGGACGAGAGTTACTGCGCCGTCTGAATCTGGCACGACCTGTCGAGGAAGAACCGTTGGTTCCGACCCTCCCTTCGCGCAACAAAGTCCTCGATACTAGTTCAGTCATTGATGGTCGGGTCGAAGAGTTATTGAGCACCGGGTTTCTAGAAGGAACGATTATCGTCCCGGCTTTTGTCCTGGAGGAACTCCAACATCTAGCCGATAGTGCTGACAGTGAGAAGCGGACCCGTGGCCGTCGTGGACTCGATATCCTCAACCAAATGCAGCCCAAGTTTGCCAGTCGGATGCTTATCCATGACCTCAATTATCCCAAGTTGACCACTGTAGACGCCAAGCTCATCCGCCTCGCCCAAGATATGGAGGCAGCGCTAGTTACCAATGATTTCAACCTCAATAAAGTGGCGAGTCTCCAGGGGGTTGCTGTCCTCAACGTCAACGAACTCGCCAACGCCCTCAAGCCGCGCTACCGACCTGGAGACTGGCTGGATGTGCGCATCGTCCGCGAGGGCAAGGAGAATCACCAGGGCATCGCCTATCTGGAAGATGGCACCATGATCGTTGTAGAAGATGGTCGCGACCACATCGGGGAACATGTGGGGGTCATCGTCACTAGTTCCCTCCAAACTGCCGCCGGTCGCATGATCTTCGCCCGTCCTCAAATGCCCCAATCGCTGGCTTCTTAG
- a CDS encoding IS30 family transposase, producing MLPEYVSHETIYQLIYQDYKGISTLSRYLRRSNKKRQIRISMKSRRGQIINRVGIEEQPAIADKKTEKGNYEHDLIIGANHAGAVVTCVDKASRYLLAEVIPDKTADSVNKATEKMFKTVPVEKRKTLTSDNGKEFSGHEKLAATLKISWYFARPYHSWERGLNEHTNGLIRQFFPKSTNFKTVKPEKLQKVVNLINHRPRKCLDYRTPHEVSFEELGAIALQI from the coding sequence ATGCTCCCGGAGTATGTGAGCCACGAGACAATTTATCAACTCATTTACCAAGACTATAAGGGAATTTCAACTCTCTCTAGATATTTACGGCGAAGTAATAAAAAACGTCAGATTCGTATATCTATGAAAAGTAGACGAGGACAAATTATAAACCGCGTGGGGATTGAAGAACAGCCTGCAATTGCTGATAAAAAGACCGAGAAAGGCAACTATGAACATGATCTAATCATTGGAGCTAATCATGCGGGAGCGGTGGTAACATGTGTAGACAAAGCCTCCCGATACTTACTCGCGGAAGTAATACCTGATAAAACCGCAGACTCCGTGAATAAAGCTACCGAGAAAATGTTTAAGACAGTCCCGGTGGAAAAACGAAAAACGCTGACCTCTGATAATGGAAAAGAGTTTAGTGGTCATGAGAAACTAGCCGCTACGCTTAAAATATCTTGGTACTTTGCGCGACCCTATCATTCGTGGGAGCGAGGATTAAATGAGCATACGAATGGATTAATCCGCCAATTCTTTCCCAAGAGCACAAACTTTAAAACTGTCAAACCCGAAAAGCTCCAGAAAGTCGTGAACTTAATTAACCATCGACCTCGTAAATGTCTTGACTACAGAACCCCTCATGAAGTATCCTTTGAAGAGTTAGGTGCCATTGCACTTCAAATTTGA
- a CDS encoding orange carotenoid protein N-terminal domain-containing protein, with the protein MTESAAKPPSQPSEPEVSERAYEQGVERPYDRAYDVDARTTEPVSPSGISSSAVSEIVDQLMAGTPPEAVRTSGIQAVLDQFQALSVDEKLATFYYLYEAMGETVTPADLGAASTELAQSFFAEFDALPEGESQLEAQRAIAQSDDTALSREYGKQTENNKLAIWYLIAVRMGRDVIGMPADYRLSNDAQSCLEAVKQLGFEQQITFLREIARCMGRDPITT; encoded by the coding sequence ATGACAGAAAGCGCAGCGAAGCCCCCGTCACAGCCTTCCGAGCCCGAAGTTTCAGAACGCGCCTATGAACAGGGGGTCGAGCGTCCTTATGACCGAGCCTACGATGTGGATGCCAGGACTACCGAGCCGGTGAGCCCAAGTGGAATCTCCAGCAGCGCAGTTTCCGAGATTGTAGACCAACTGATGGCGGGCACTCCACCAGAAGCTGTCCGTACCAGCGGGATCCAAGCAGTCCTTGACCAGTTCCAGGCGCTCAGTGTAGATGAAAAGCTTGCTACTTTTTATTATCTCTATGAGGCCATGGGGGAGACAGTGACCCCGGCAGACCTAGGGGCAGCTTCGACTGAGTTGGCCCAATCTTTTTTCGCAGAGTTTGACGCCCTCCCTGAAGGCGAGTCCCAACTTGAGGCACAACGGGCAATAGCCCAGAGCGACGATACCGCCTTGAGTCGGGAATATGGCAAGCAGACCGAAAATAATAAGCTTGCCATTTGGTACTTAATTGCTGTGCGGATGGGCCGTGATGTGATTGGGATGCCCGCCGATTACCGCCTGAGCAATGATGCCCAAAGCTGTCTGGAGGCAGTAAAACAATTGGGCTTTGAGCAGCAAATCACTTTTTTACGGGAGATTGCCCGGTGTATGGGGAGAGACCCCATCACCACCTAA
- a CDS encoding PD-(D/E)XK nuclease family protein produces MAKSPAQDGQGPKPKGRHFKINGHYYPGVSTILRATQSYEKIQALARWRAQVGYVEAQRITQEATARGSLLHKLTETYFKGEDVALQLERATVDKVAAVSPFWNNLQTFLPRLGTPFLVESLVWHPVGHYAGKVDLACYWEEEGQERYPVVLDWKTSRSPKRLEYLEDHCLQLAAYADAINQMHETQVSQGILVISSPEALQVFQVDLSDYWPVWLQRLYRFWRKQRRDHPLAEIALAALAQHAADTDNS; encoded by the coding sequence ATGGCTAAATCCCCGGCTCAAGACGGTCAAGGACCCAAACCCAAGGGCCGACATTTCAAGATTAATGGTCACTACTATCCTGGGGTGAGTACTATCCTCCGGGCAACCCAAAGCTATGAAAAGATCCAGGCGCTTGCTCGTTGGCGGGCGCAGGTCGGCTATGTAGAGGCCCAACGTATCACGCAGGAAGCCACTGCTCGGGGCTCATTGCTGCATAAGCTTACTGAAACCTATTTCAAGGGGGAGGATGTCGCTCTTCAGCTAGAACGGGCTACGGTGGACAAAGTTGCGGCGGTCTCCCCGTTTTGGAACAACCTACAGACCTTCCTGCCGCGCTTGGGTACACCCTTTCTCGTCGAATCCCTAGTCTGGCATCCCGTGGGGCACTACGCCGGAAAAGTGGACCTAGCCTGCTACTGGGAAGAAGAGGGGCAGGAGCGCTACCCGGTCGTCCTCGACTGGAAAACCAGCCGTAGCCCCAAACGCCTGGAGTATCTGGAGGACCATTGCTTACAACTTGCCGCCTATGCCGATGCGATCAATCAAATGCATGAGACGCAGGTCAGCCAAGGGATTTTGGTCATCTCCTCGCCCGAGGCACTCCAGGTCTTTCAGGTGGACCTCAGTGACTACTGGCCGGTGTGGCTCCAGCGGCTTTATCGCTTCTGGCGCAAACAACGGCGCGATCACCCGCTGGCGGAAATAGCCCTGGCAGCGCTGGCTCAACACGCCGCCGATACTGACAATAGCTAG
- a CDS encoding NAD(P)/FAD-dependent oxidoreductase, giving the protein MQHGEGTVVIGAGPAGLTAAYELVKHAHPVRVLEKSPTTVGGISQTVAYKGFRFDIGGHRFFSKSQEIEDLWTEILGPKMLVRGRLSRIFYNKKFFDYPIKPFDTFKKLGPVYTTLCVLSYVKARAFPRQKVRSFEDWVVNAFGERLYQTFFKTYTEKVWGMPCTEMSADWAAQRIKGLSMSTLIRNTLFPQKSKDRKAIIKTLIDEFRYPAYGPGQMWERVAELVDQKGGAVLMGQGATTLAWEPGRMLAVVTEQGERHAASHFIATMPMRSLVRALDPPAPPEVLKAALALEYRDFLTVALVVRRKTLFPDNWIYIHDPQVQVGRIQNFKNWSEHMVPDPELSCLGLEYFCFEGDGLWSMSDSELIALGTREVASLGLVDAAEVIDGAVVRVPKAYPVYNDSYKTNVNIVRAFLEEALPNLQLAGRNGMHRYNNQDHAMMTGLLAARNILAGQTRYDPWRVNNDAEYLEEDKDSDTGGRLVPQRIPG; this is encoded by the coding sequence ATGCAGCATGGCGAAGGAACAGTCGTCATTGGTGCAGGTCCGGCAGGGCTGACCGCAGCCTACGAGCTGGTCAAGCACGCCCATCCGGTACGGGTCCTGGAGAAAAGCCCGACCACTGTTGGTGGCATCTCGCAAACGGTCGCGTATAAGGGCTTCCGCTTTGATATTGGCGGGCATCGCTTCTTCTCAAAATCTCAGGAGATCGAGGATCTGTGGACGGAGATTCTTGGGCCGAAGATGCTGGTGCGCGGTCGCTTATCACGCATTTTTTATAACAAAAAGTTTTTTGATTACCCGATTAAACCCTTCGATACCTTCAAGAAATTGGGGCCAGTCTACACTACGCTATGTGTCTTGAGCTATGTCAAGGCGCGGGCTTTTCCACGTCAGAAGGTGCGCTCTTTTGAAGACTGGGTGGTGAATGCCTTTGGAGAGCGGCTCTACCAGACTTTTTTCAAGACCTACACTGAGAAAGTTTGGGGGATGCCCTGTACCGAGATGAGTGCCGACTGGGCCGCGCAGCGTATCAAGGGCCTCTCGATGTCAACGCTGATCCGCAACACCCTTTTCCCGCAAAAATCAAAAGACCGCAAGGCCATCATCAAGACGCTCATCGACGAGTTTCGCTATCCGGCTTATGGACCGGGTCAGATGTGGGAGCGGGTCGCGGAGCTAGTAGATCAAAAAGGCGGGGCGGTGTTGATGGGTCAGGGGGCCACGACGCTCGCTTGGGAGCCGGGGCGGATGCTCGCAGTAGTGACCGAGCAAGGTGAACGCCACGCAGCCAGCCACTTTATCGCGACGATGCCGATGCGCAGTCTGGTCCGCGCTCTGGACCCACCCGCCCCGCCCGAGGTTCTCAAGGCCGCGCTTGCGCTGGAGTATCGTGACTTTTTGACTGTGGCCTTGGTAGTCCGTCGCAAGACGCTCTTCCCGGACAACTGGATCTACATCCACGACCCACAAGTACAGGTTGGGCGCATCCAGAATTTTAAAAATTGGTCCGAGCACATGGTCCCCGACCCAGAATTGAGCTGTCTGGGGCTAGAATATTTCTGCTTTGAGGGGGATGGTCTGTGGTCGATGAGCGACAGCGAATTGATTGCGCTGGGGACGCGCGAGGTCGCTAGTCTGGGCTTGGTGGACGCAGCTGAGGTCATCGACGGAGCAGTGGTCCGGGTGCCCAAGGCTTATCCGGTCTATAACGATTCCTACAAAACCAACGTCAACATCGTGCGTGCTTTCCTTGAAGAAGCCCTCCCAAATTTACAGTTGGCTGGACGCAACGGCATGCACCGCTATAACAATCAGGACCACGCGATGATGACGGGACTCTTAGCCGCCCGCAACATCTTGGCGGGACAAACCCGCTACGACCCCTGGCGCGTCAACAACGATGCCGAATATCTTGAAGAGGATAAAGACTCGGATACCGGCGGACGCCTAGTGCCCCAACGGATTCCCGGATGA
- a CDS encoding GtrA family protein, giving the protein MTRRFLRYLLTGGGATLVDIGIFTLLHEVLGLWQLLAFAGGVSAGLVTNFLLSRRFVFGVQWQSTFKQFAVFSAVALNGILLNLGAMQFLIYILGWAALLARIFSAALVVGISFLGHSLFSFRKDEAAP; this is encoded by the coding sequence ATGACGCGGCGCTTCCTCAGATATTTGCTCACGGGTGGAGGAGCAACCCTTGTGGATATCGGGATCTTCACCCTGCTCCATGAAGTCCTGGGTCTGTGGCAATTGTTAGCTTTTGCAGGCGGGGTCAGTGCTGGATTGGTGACGAACTTTTTGCTGAGTCGGCGCTTCGTCTTTGGGGTGCAGTGGCAGAGTACGTTCAAACAGTTCGCGGTCTTTAGTGCGGTCGCCCTCAATGGCATCTTGCTCAACTTGGGTGCCATGCAGTTTCTTATCTATATCCTGGGCTGGGCTGCACTTCTGGCACGGATCTTCAGCGCTGCCCTGGTAGTTGGCATCAGCTTTTTGGGTCATAGTCTGTTTAGTTTTCGCAAAGATGAGGCGGCTCCGTAG
- a CDS encoding globin family protein, whose product MSLNVELLEQSFNHVQPAAEQFSATFYETLFTDYPQVQPLFANSDMKKQQKLLFASVELVVANLRKPNVLTNALKDLGQRHVQYGVIDEHYPMVGAALLKTFALQLGSNWTPEVESAWLVAFEVISQLMQVMQETTSGES is encoded by the coding sequence ATGTCCCTCAACGTTGAACTACTGGAACAGTCTTTTAACCATGTTCAGCCCGCTGCCGAACAATTTTCCGCTACCTTTTACGAGACGCTGTTCACGGACTATCCCCAAGTGCAGCCCTTATTTGCGAACAGCGACATGAAAAAGCAGCAAAAACTCCTCTTTGCTTCAGTTGAACTAGTAGTCGCTAACTTGCGTAAACCGAATGTCCTGACCAATGCCCTCAAAGATCTTGGTCAGCGCCACGTTCAGTACGGGGTTATCGATGAACACTATCCCATGGTCGGTGCAGCTCTATTGAAAACTTTTGCTCTACAGCTTGGTTCCAACTGGACTCCCGAGGTTGAATCAGCTTGGCTTGTAGCTTTTGAGGTGATTAGTCAATTGATGCAAGTGATGCAAGAAACTACAAGCGGCGAAAGTTAA
- a CDS encoding Mrp/NBP35 family ATP-binding protein, translating to MPTVIDRQAILNALRPVQDPELRRSLVEMNMIRNVEIKDGAVKFTLVLTTPACPLREMIVDDCKKAIRALGAIQNIEVTVTAETPQQKPLPGKQGVPGIKNILAVSSGKGGVGKSTVAVNLAVALAQTGALVGLMDADIYGPNAPLMLGLQGMQTTVKKGPEGDILEPLYNYGVKLVSMGFLIDADQPVVWRGPMLNGIVRNFLYQAAWGELDYLIVDMPPGTGDVQLTMAQAVPMAGAIIVTTPQAVALLDARRGLKMFQQLKVPVLGLVENMSYFIPADRPDQKYAIFGEGGTQKAATELGVPLLGQIPLEIPVREGGDRGIPIVISEPDSLTALAFRALAGRVAGLVSVAALG from the coding sequence ATGCCTACTGTGATTGACCGTCAAGCGATTTTAAATGCCCTGCGCCCTGTCCAAGACCCAGAGCTACGGCGCTCCCTGGTCGAGATGAATATGATCCGCAATGTCGAAATTAAAGACGGGGCGGTGAAATTCACTCTGGTGCTCACGACCCCGGCCTGCCCGTTGCGCGAAATGATTGTAGATGACTGCAAAAAAGCTATTCGAGCGCTAGGAGCTATCCAAAATATCGAGGTGACTGTCACTGCTGAGACCCCCCAGCAAAAACCTCTCCCCGGCAAACAGGGCGTCCCCGGTATCAAGAATATTCTCGCGGTCTCCAGTGGCAAGGGTGGCGTGGGCAAGTCCACCGTCGCGGTCAATTTGGCGGTGGCTCTGGCGCAGACTGGAGCCTTGGTCGGTCTGATGGATGCCGATATCTACGGCCCTAATGCCCCTTTGATGCTCGGACTCCAAGGGATGCAGACCACGGTCAAAAAAGGCCCCGAGGGCGATATCCTCGAACCGCTCTACAACTACGGTGTGAAGCTCGTCTCGATGGGTTTTTTGATCGATGCCGACCAGCCGGTGGTCTGGCGTGGACCGATGCTCAATGGTATTGTCCGTAACTTCCTCTATCAGGCAGCGTGGGGCGAGCTGGACTACCTGATTGTGGATATGCCGCCCGGTACCGGGGATGTACAACTGACGATGGCTCAGGCGGTGCCCATGGCTGGGGCTATCATCGTCACTACGCCTCAGGCGGTAGCGCTACTCGATGCCCGCAGGGGCCTCAAGATGTTCCAGCAACTAAAAGTACCCGTGTTGGGCTTGGTGGAGAATATGAGCTACTTTATTCCCGCCGACCGTCCTGACCAGAAGTACGCCATCTTTGGCGAGGGTGGTACCCAAAAAGCAGCTACTGAGCTGGGAGTACCCCTGTTGGGCCAGATCCCCCTAGAAATTCCGGTGCGCGAGGGGGGAGACCGGGGGATACCGATTGTTATCTCCGAGCCAGATTCCTTGACCGCGTTGGCGTTTCGGGCGCTGGCTGGACGGGTCGCAGGATTGGTCTCAGTGGCCGCTCTGGGCTGA
- a CDS encoding YbjN domain-containing protein, with protein MTETVSELYPVDLPPQSCTEIIETVITTLSDDAHQLEIDAPQKAFRFHYGTVEVYVYLTGQTSEDALLVWAPVIKLPVRDEAGLMRYLLEKNWWTDTMEAAFCLRDDQIILTTSRTLADLDPGEVSRSITVVASLADEYDELLMEKFN; from the coding sequence ATGACTGAAACTGTGTCCGAGTTATACCCTGTCGATTTGCCCCCCCAGAGCTGTACGGAGATTATTGAGACTGTCATCACAACCCTCAGCGATGACGCACACCAGCTAGAGATTGACGCGCCCCAAAAAGCCTTCCGCTTCCACTACGGCACGGTCGAGGTCTATGTCTATCTCACGGGTCAGACCAGCGAAGATGCGCTTTTGGTCTGGGCACCGGTCATCAAGTTGCCAGTGCGGGATGAAGCGGGATTGATGCGCTACTTGCTGGAGAAGAACTGGTGGACGGACACCATGGAAGCGGCTTTCTGTCTGCGCGACGATCAGATCATCCTCACGACCAGCCGGACGCTAGCTGACCTCGATCCGGGGGAAGTCTCCCGCTCGATCACCGTAGTCGCAAGTCTGGCGGATGAATATGACGAATTGTTGATGGAAAAATTTAATTGA